The following coding sequences lie in one Pseudomonas svalbardensis genomic window:
- a CDS encoding TniQ family protein gives MFDEFSSGAAPRFVLGETLLSWVMRGLAHNKLRNPHLFREAINRGLSVPKRVLPGIVESWPFPAFEDIEFDCATELFKVMRATYGTDGVLLQQLFAARQSRLIHIHYRHAYCSTCLKESMRRTGFPIWRQSWCYTTTAFCVDHRRVLIRPRNTFTPERRIWDAYLYSRGERSVKYSLSDRRIAGITIRVQQWIESLVVGQALNEGVETLYGLLLAKRTAFAPGGIASAGFSRTQQLLCKVNLDLHERIEFGLNDSDPYQRMGALLLIGWLSGIVSPEEIVYLGRHNHCVHRTLPPSPQQLGRLVALALSAEEVMVVREKLVNLREISSTMMSSFLEGFGEAASRSLRSNRPKR, from the coding sequence TTGTTCGACGAGTTCTCATCAGGGGCAGCGCCTCGTTTCGTTCTGGGAGAAACGCTACTTTCCTGGGTGATGCGGGGGCTTGCCCACAACAAGCTTCGAAACCCTCATCTATTTCGCGAGGCAATCAATCGAGGCCTTTCTGTCCCCAAGCGCGTGCTTCCCGGGATAGTGGAATCGTGGCCTTTCCCCGCATTCGAGGACATTGAGTTTGATTGCGCCACTGAGCTTTTCAAAGTGATGCGTGCCACCTATGGTACCGATGGGGTTTTACTGCAGCAGCTATTTGCCGCCCGTCAGTCTCGTTTGATTCACATCCATTACCGACACGCCTACTGCTCTACATGTCTAAAAGAAAGTATGCGGAGAACAGGTTTTCCCATTTGGCGCCAATCATGGTGCTACACGACCACTGCATTTTGCGTTGATCACCGACGCGTGTTAATCAGGCCTCGAAATACGTTTACCCCCGAAAGGCGGATCTGGGATGCTTACCTCTATTCAAGAGGGGAGCGGTCAGTGAAGTACTCTTTATCTGATCGGCGGATTGCGGGAATCACAATACGCGTACAGCAATGGATTGAATCTCTAGTAGTGGGACAAGCACTCAATGAAGGGGTGGAAACTCTGTATGGACTGCTGCTTGCGAAGCGGACGGCGTTTGCACCCGGTGGGATAGCCTCAGCAGGGTTTTCTCGCACTCAGCAACTCCTGTGCAAAGTAAACTTGGATCTGCATGAGCGCATCGAATTCGGATTGAATGACAGCGATCCGTACCAGCGGATGGGGGCTTTGCTATTGATCGGATGGTTGAGCGGTATTGTTTCACCAGAAGAAATCGTCTACTTGGGGCGCCATAACCATTGCGTCCACAGAACGCTGCCGCCCTCACCGCAGCAATTGGGACGCTTGGTAGCTCTGGCCCTAAGTGCAGAGGAAGTGATGGTTGTTCGAGAGAAACTGGTCAACCTGAGGGAGATATCATCCACCATGATGTCGAGTTTTTTGGAGGGTTTCGGTGAAGCCGCATCCCGCTCCCTTCGTTCAAACCGGCCCAAGCGTTAA
- a CDS encoding helix-turn-helix domain-containing protein, whose translation MLTQSLAVVLRALRKTRELTQERLPSSRSYAFALEAGTPKNISVGKLRELSKSLEITPLALMVLCESIESEQDSLDVIGKLKEELRHLRSIGLDEEIREEQLSSSLVSKAKAREIADSRRLAVKRLKEEGKSRKEVAEALGISKSSVQRFWV comes from the coding sequence ATGCTGACTCAGAGTCTCGCGGTGGTGCTTCGCGCGCTACGAAAAACTAGAGAGCTCACTCAGGAACGACTCCCCTCTAGTAGGAGCTACGCTTTTGCCCTAGAGGCAGGTACGCCGAAAAATATATCGGTAGGCAAGCTACGGGAGCTTTCAAAGAGCCTTGAGATCACTCCCCTGGCGCTTATGGTGTTGTGCGAGTCTATCGAGAGTGAACAGGACTCTCTGGATGTCATAGGCAAGCTGAAGGAGGAGCTTCGTCATCTCCGCTCGATCGGCCTAGATGAGGAAATACGCGAGGAGCAGCTAAGCTCCAGCCTAGTATCAAAAGCTAAGGCTCGCGAAATCGCTGACAGCAGGAGACTCGCTGTTAAGCGTCTCAAAGAGGAAGGTAAATCAAGAAAGGAAGTCGCCGAAGCACTAGGTATTTCAAAGTCTTCCGTCCAGAGATTCTGGGTTTGA